In Eubalaena glacialis isolate mEubGla1 chromosome 4, mEubGla1.1.hap2.+ XY, whole genome shotgun sequence, one DNA window encodes the following:
- the LOC133091351 gene encoding zinc finger protein 177-like isoform X1: MVSISVEYFGWEEIQCGGNGEKLHWREINFNHCEEALSEHSCLKAQRKTYIRKKTCLHAPGQEPDQEGDTRGRMAAGLLTTWSQDLVTFEEVAVDFSQEEWALLDPAQKILYRDVMLENFRNLASVGYHLCKHSLITEVEQEELRPEQRGILQGAYRDWDTQLKSKDAILTQNVPGEKTSNGIKMAATHPDEKPMEFNHCGKFFRKNCHLICPRYCKREKCNKYKEYGQDFGHPSTLRSHVSTHTGEKIIEFNGCGKIFNQESSLRKHLTLTGEKSSECNQHLMSFNLHSSFSVHEQIPTGEKLCECSDYGKRSSLSFHKKMCIVEESSKCNEHGKVFTGPLSLQICVRPHTGEKRYECSNCGKAFVFQSSLKKHVRSHTGEKPYECNHCGKSFSQSSHLNVHKRTHTGEKPYDCKECGKAFTVPSSLQKHMRTHTGEKPYECSDCGKAFIDQSSLKKHTRSHTGEKPYECNQCGKSFSTGSYLIVHKRTHTGEKTYECKECGKAFRNSSCLRVHMRTHTGEKPYKCIQCGKAFSTSTNLIMHKRIHTGQKLYE; encoded by the exons gTCTGCATGCTCCAGGCCAGGAGCCTGaccaggagggagacacaagaggaagaaTGGCTGCAGGATTGCTGACAACCTGGTCACAG GACTTGGTGACCTTCGAGGAAGTGGCAGTGGACTTTTCACAGGAGGAGTGGGCACTGCTGGACCCTGCTCAGAAAATCCTGTACAGAGACGTGATGCTGGAGAACTTTAGGAACCTGGCCTCAGTGG GGTATCATCTCTGCAAACATAGTCTGATCACTGAGGTGGAGCAGGAAGAGCTGAGGCCAGAGCAGAGAGGAATTCTCCAAGGTGCTTACAGAG ACTGGGATACCCAACTTAAATCAAAAGACGCAATTCTTACGCAGAATGTTCCTGGGGAGAAAACTTCCAATGGCATAAAAATG GCAGCAACTCACCCTGATGAGAAACCAATGGAATTTAATCATTGTGGAAAATTCTTCAGAAAGAACTGTCACCTTATTTGTCCAAGATATtgcaagagagagaaatgcaaCAAATATAAAGAATACGGGCAAGACTTTGGCCATCCCTCAACTCTTAGGAGTCATGTGAgtactcacactggagagaaaattATTGAATTTAATGGTTGTGGAAAAATTTTCAATCAAGAGTCATCCCTTAGGAAACACTTAACTCTCACAGGAGAGAAATCTTCTGAGTGTAATCAACATCTTATGTCCTTCAACTTACACTCTTCCTTTTCAGTACATGAACAAATACCTACTGGAGAGAAACTCTGTGAATGCAGTGACTATGGAAAAAGATCTTCCCTTAGTTTCCacaaaaaaatgtgtattgtGGAGGAAAGCTCAAAATGTAATGAACATGGGAAAGTTTTCACTGGCCCCTTGTCCCTTCAGATATGTGTGAGacctcacactggagagaaacgtTATGAATGTAGCAATTGTGGGAAAGCCTTTGTTTTTCAGTCTTCCCTTAAGAAACATGTGAGAtcacacactggagagaaaccttacgaGTGTAATCATTGCGGAAAATCCTTCAGCCAGAGCTCTCATCTTAATGTGCACAAaagaactcacactggagagaaaccctacgaCTGTAAGGAATGTGGCAAGGCTTTCACTGTTCCTTCATCCCTTCAGAAACATATGAGAacccacactggagagaaaccctatgaatgcagtgactgtgggaaagcctttattgATCAGTCATCCCTTAAGAAACATACACGatctcacactggagagaaaccttatgagTGTAATCAATGTGGAAAATCCTTCAGCACAGGCTCTTATCTTATTGTGCACAAgagaactcacactggagagaaaaccTATGAGTGTaaagaatgtgggaaggcctttaggAATTCCTCTTGCCTAAGGGTACATATGAGaactcacacaggagagaagcccTATAAATGTATTCAGTGTGGAAAAGCATTCAGCACCAGCACTAACCTTATAATGCACAAACGAATACATACTGGGCAGAAACTATATGAATGA
- the LOC133091351 gene encoding zinc finger protein 177-like isoform X2, with the protein MVSISVEYFGWEEIQCGGNGLHAPGQEPDQEGDTRGRMAAGLLTTWSQDLVTFEEVAVDFSQEEWALLDPAQKILYRDVMLENFRNLASVGYHLCKHSLITEVEQEELRPEQRGILQGAYRDWDTQLKSKDAILTQNVPGEKTSNGIKMAATHPDEKPMEFNHCGKFFRKNCHLICPRYCKREKCNKYKEYGQDFGHPSTLRSHVSTHTGEKIIEFNGCGKIFNQESSLRKHLTLTGEKSSECNQHLMSFNLHSSFSVHEQIPTGEKLCECSDYGKRSSLSFHKKMCIVEESSKCNEHGKVFTGPLSLQICVRPHTGEKRYECSNCGKAFVFQSSLKKHVRSHTGEKPYECNHCGKSFSQSSHLNVHKRTHTGEKPYDCKECGKAFTVPSSLQKHMRTHTGEKPYECSDCGKAFIDQSSLKKHTRSHTGEKPYECNQCGKSFSTGSYLIVHKRTHTGEKTYECKECGKAFRNSSCLRVHMRTHTGEKPYKCIQCGKAFSTSTNLIMHKRIHTGQKLYE; encoded by the exons gTCTGCATGCTCCAGGCCAGGAGCCTGaccaggagggagacacaagaggaagaaTGGCTGCAGGATTGCTGACAACCTGGTCACAG GACTTGGTGACCTTCGAGGAAGTGGCAGTGGACTTTTCACAGGAGGAGTGGGCACTGCTGGACCCTGCTCAGAAAATCCTGTACAGAGACGTGATGCTGGAGAACTTTAGGAACCTGGCCTCAGTGG GGTATCATCTCTGCAAACATAGTCTGATCACTGAGGTGGAGCAGGAAGAGCTGAGGCCAGAGCAGAGAGGAATTCTCCAAGGTGCTTACAGAG ACTGGGATACCCAACTTAAATCAAAAGACGCAATTCTTACGCAGAATGTTCCTGGGGAGAAAACTTCCAATGGCATAAAAATG GCAGCAACTCACCCTGATGAGAAACCAATGGAATTTAATCATTGTGGAAAATTCTTCAGAAAGAACTGTCACCTTATTTGTCCAAGATATtgcaagagagagaaatgcaaCAAATATAAAGAATACGGGCAAGACTTTGGCCATCCCTCAACTCTTAGGAGTCATGTGAgtactcacactggagagaaaattATTGAATTTAATGGTTGTGGAAAAATTTTCAATCAAGAGTCATCCCTTAGGAAACACTTAACTCTCACAGGAGAGAAATCTTCTGAGTGTAATCAACATCTTATGTCCTTCAACTTACACTCTTCCTTTTCAGTACATGAACAAATACCTACTGGAGAGAAACTCTGTGAATGCAGTGACTATGGAAAAAGATCTTCCCTTAGTTTCCacaaaaaaatgtgtattgtGGAGGAAAGCTCAAAATGTAATGAACATGGGAAAGTTTTCACTGGCCCCTTGTCCCTTCAGATATGTGTGAGacctcacactggagagaaacgtTATGAATGTAGCAATTGTGGGAAAGCCTTTGTTTTTCAGTCTTCCCTTAAGAAACATGTGAGAtcacacactggagagaaaccttacgaGTGTAATCATTGCGGAAAATCCTTCAGCCAGAGCTCTCATCTTAATGTGCACAAaagaactcacactggagagaaaccctacgaCTGTAAGGAATGTGGCAAGGCTTTCACTGTTCCTTCATCCCTTCAGAAACATATGAGAacccacactggagagaaaccctatgaatgcagtgactgtgggaaagcctttattgATCAGTCATCCCTTAAGAAACATACACGatctcacactggagagaaaccttatgagTGTAATCAATGTGGAAAATCCTTCAGCACAGGCTCTTATCTTATTGTGCACAAgagaactcacactggagagaaaaccTATGAGTGTaaagaatgtgggaaggcctttaggAATTCCTCTTGCCTAAGGGTACATATGAGaactcacacaggagagaagcccTATAAATGTATTCAGTGTGGAAAAGCATTCAGCACCAGCACTAACCTTATAATGCACAAACGAATACATACTGGGCAGAAACTATATGAATGA